A window of the Brassica oleracea var. oleracea cultivar TO1000 chromosome C1, BOL, whole genome shotgun sequence genome harbors these coding sequences:
- the LOC106338406 gene encoding uncharacterized protein LOC106338406 — translation MWDIATGHSVCNHFFLEIAEPGKWMSDEHMHVIMNMLWRRRGIYLQKERMVILDQYFIKTIQSNWSAFSADNDKLQFEWGKNVAQYVTGKSKGQKMKLGLGRDVDTVYTPMNWGGDHWVGLCIKLSEGHVTVFDSYVPHTKIEVAEGHMCSVVMNP, via the exons ATGTGGGATATCGCTACCGGTCACTCTGTGTGTAATCACTTCTTCCTTGAAATTGCTGAACCGGGGAAATGGATGTCTGACGAG CACATGCATGTGATTATGAACATGTTGTGGAGGCGTCGCGGGATTTATCTACAGAAGGAGAGGATGGTGATCTTGGATCAGTACTTTATAAAAACCATTCAGTCAAACTGGAGTGCCTTTAGCGCAGACAATGATAAGCTGCAGTTCGAATGGGGGAAAAACGTAGCACAGTATGTGACAGGAAAGAGCAAGGGGCAGAAAATGAAGTTGGGACTTGGCCGCGATGTCGACACCGTGTACACCCCGATGAATTGGGGTGGAGATCACTGGGTTGGTCTCTGCATTAAGCTGAGTGAAGGTCATGTGACGGTATTTGATTCCTATGTTCCTCATACTAAGATCGAGGTTGCGGAAGGACATATGTGTTCGGTT GTGATGAACCCCTAA
- the LOC106306872 gene encoding uncharacterized protein LOC106306872, producing the protein MNRSSSNSEGAKAEQIIFEFFAKSLHIILESRTPFMSSRNFSGDQMICSPSPSSSSSSSSSVRPRDKWFNLALRECPAALESFDIGRRSSLEPLVVDVVLVARQPFVGDQMSLSDQDELACETKNEQVIERWLVQYDNRKVREASASRSSSSNSKLQVMYKKATLLLRSLFVMVRLLPAYKIFRALNSSGQICKFKLVPKVPTIVEPFTRREEAEMQKFAFAPVDTVCGRLCMSVLYRSLSDVSCEHSAPVSPTFITDYVGSPLADPLKRFPSLPLSYGSPPLLAFQRRHSWSFDRFKASSPPPSVSCSPSPTRSDSQALVRRLPDIPTGRRKDEERDFSPPCSPSGPVSRGITRTESAPVRIPAPSFESKQNLVAPSPRLKLLRQASLKPVRNSGGAVESGAGLEKLFLYGREEFRRSSRVRLSTNSSPRISFSRSSSRSYQEDFDDNDFPCPFDVEYDEITDPSSRSGSFDQRGDIHEPPLESSGSYPKKSQDAAVGALVNMLKKAPPLRQDVSETSIPEIYWNNNKKPAGAHDVAAASMTASGIALAAKTTADALEELRSYKEMKNVLLSQSTMGSSSVTTSPFAVSGS; encoded by the exons ATGAACAGGAGTAGCAGCAATTCAGAAGGTGCTAAAGCAGAGCAGATCATATTCGAGTTCTTCGCCAAAAGCCTCCACATAATCCTCGAATCAAGGACTCCTTTCATGTCTTCAAGAAACTTCAGCGGTGACCAGATGATCTGCTCCCCTTCCCCTTCCTCCTCCTCTTCATCTTCCTCTAGCGTCAGGCCTCGCGACAAATGGTTCAACCTAGCCCTCAGAGAATGCCCTGCAGCCTTAGAGAGTTTCGACATCGGCCGCAGAAGCAGCCTCGAGCCTCTGGTCGTCGATGTAGTTCTTGTAGCGAGACAACCATTTGTTGGTGATCAAATGAGTTTGTCAGATCAAGATGAGTTAGCGTGCGAGACAAAGAACGAGCAAGTGATAGAGAGGTGGTTGGTGCAGTACGATAACAGAAAGGTTAGGGAAGCTTCTGCTTCCAGGTCAAGTAGTAGTAACAGTAAGTTGCAAGTGATGTATAAGAAAGCAACTCTGCTTCTGAGATCACTCTTTGTGATGGTTAGGCTCTTACCTGCTTACAAGATCTTCCGAGCGCTCAACTCCTCCGGACAGATCTGCAAGTTTAAGCTCGTCCCTAAGGTCCCCACCATTGTCGAGCCGTTCACTCGCAGAGAAGAAGCGGAGATGCAGAAGTTCGCTTTCGCTCCGGTTGACACCGTCTGCGGTAGGCTTTGCATGTCGGTGTTGTATCGTTCTCTCTCTGACGTGAGCTGTGAACACTCGGCTCCTGTCTCTCCGACGTTTATAACGGATTACGTTGGGAGTCCTTTGGCTGATCCGTTGAAGAGGTTCCCTTCTCTGCCTCTTTCTTACGGTTCGCCTCCGTTGCTGGCGTTTCAGAGGCGGCATAGCTGGAGTTTCGATAGGTTCAAGGCCTCCTCTCCTCCGCCTTCGGTTTCTTGCTCGCCGTCTCCTACACGGTCGGATTCGCAAGCGTTGGTTCGTCGCCTTCCTGATATACCTACTGGTCGTAGGAAGGATGAAGAGAGAGATTTCTCCCCTCCTTGCTCTCCTTCAGGACCTGTCTCGAGAGGCATCACGCGTACTGAGAGTGCTCCTGTGAGAATCCCGGCTCCTAGTTTTGAGTCCAAGCAAAACTTGGTGGCGCCTTCTCCTCGTTTGAAACTGTTGAGACAAGCTTCTTTGAAGCCTGTGAGGAACAGTGGTGGTGCTGTTGAATCTGGAGCAGGATTGGAGAAG CTGTTTCTTTATGGGAGAGAAGAATTTAGGAGGAGCTCTCGAGTGAGGCTATCTACCAACAGCTCACCGAGGATATCGTTTTCTCGAAGTTCCAGTAGATCATACCAAGAAGATTTTGATGATAATGACTTCCCTTGCCCGTTTGATGTTGAGTATGACGAGATTACTGATCCTAGCAGCAG ATCAGGGTCTTTCGACCAGAGAGGAGATATACATGAACCACCACTAGAGTCGAGCGGCTCCTACCCAAAGAAGTCACAAGATGCTGCAGTTGGTGCTCTTGTGAATATGCTGAAGAAAGCTCCGCCTCTTAGGCAAGACGTCTCTGAAACTTCCATACCTGAGATTTACTGGAACAACAACAAGAAACCTGCAGGGGCTCACGATGTGGCAGCGGCGTCTATGACAGCGTCGGGGATTGCTCTGGCGGCAAAGACAACAGCGGATGCGTTGGAAGAGTTGAGGTCGTACAAGGAAATGAAGAATGTGTTGCTTAGCCAATCCACAATGGGTTCTTCCTCAGTTACTACTTCACCCTTTGCTGTTTCAGGATCTTAA
- the LOC106315394 gene encoding probable serine/threonine-protein kinase WNK6, whose product MEGAEDTAPIHEPPDPEVLEVDPTLRYIRYKEVIGKGAFKTVYKAFDEVDGIEVAWNQVRIDDVLQSPNSLERLYSEVRLLKSLKHSNIIRFYNSWIDDKNKTVNIITELFTSGSLRHYRKKHRKVNMKAVKCWARQILMGLRYLHTQVPPIIHRDLKCDNIFINGNHGEVKIGDLGLATVMEQAHAKSVIGTPEFMAPELYDEIYTELADIYSFGMCMLEMVTFEYPYCECRNSAQIYKKVSSGIKPASLSRVQDPEVKQFIEKCLLPASERLSAKELLLDPFLQVNGLTMNNPLPLPDIVMPKEGAFGERCLMSEGPPATRPSKPTSMDLDEDSNLPIVTFSDNSGSRCIEVRRAKRGNFFVLKGEENDEQSVSLILRIVDENGRVRNIHFLFYQEGDTASKVSSEMVEQLELTDQNVTFIAELIDILLVNMIPTWKTDVTVDHLIHSQLNQSSRSHQNEAKPQSQEESTFHDACESVRHSWTSDCPRSEEEEKQFVDAIKGENGSDNQEAEEATEPVSLEEEERLRQELEEIEAKYQEEMKEIAKKREEAIMETKRKLSQKKVEQAG is encoded by the exons ATGGAAGGTGCGGAGGATACTGCTCCAATTCATGAGCCTCCTGACCCTGAAGTCCTCGAAGTTGATCCTACTCTTCGTTATATTCGG TATAAAGAGGTTATCGGAAAAGGCGCTTTCAAGACAGT TTACAAGGCTTTCGATGAAGTTGATGGGATTGAAGTCGCGTGGAACCAAGTCCGAATTGATGATGTTTTGCAGTCTCCAAACTCCTTGGAGAGGCTCTACTCTGAAGTGCGTCTTTTGAAATCGTTGAAGCACAGTAACATCATCAGGTTCTATAACTCTTGGATCGATGATAAGAACAAGACTGTTAACATCATAACTGAGCTTTTCACTTCAGGGAGTCTCAGGCA TTACCGCAAGAAACACAGGAAGGTGAATATGAAGGCCGTCAAGTGTTGGGCGAGACAGATTTTAATGGGTTTGAGATATCTCCACACTCAAGTGCCACCCATTATACACAGAGATCTCAAGTGCGATAACATCTTTATCAATGGCAACCATGGAGAAGTCAAAATAGGAGATCTTGGCCTAGCCACTGTCATGGAGCAAGCTCATGCCAAGAGTGTCATTG GAACCCCTGAGTTTATGGCACCTGAGCTTTACGATGAGATCTACACCGAGCTAGCTGATATCTATTCATTTGGGATGTGTATGTTGGAGATGGTGACATTTGAATACCCATATTGTGAGTGCAGAAACTCTGCTCAGATCTACAAGAAGGTCTCATCG GGGATAAAACCTGCCTCACTCTCCAGGGTTCAAGACCCAGAAGTAAAGCAGTTCATTGAGAAGTGCTTACTCCCTGCATCCGAGAGGCTATCAGCCAAAGAGCTTCTATTGGACCCTTTTCTTCAGGTGAATGGTTTAACGATGAACAACCCTCTGCCACTACCCGACATTGTAATGCCTAAAGAAGGTGCGTTTGGAGAGCGTTGCCTTATGTCTGAAGGCCCTCCTGCAACACGGCCTAGTAAACCCACGTCTATGGATCTCGATGAAGACAGTAACCTGCCGATTGTTACTTTTAGCGACAACTCGGGATCCAGGTGTATCGAGGTCAGACGCGCAAAGAGAGGGAATTTCTTTGTCCTCAAGGGTGAAGAAAACGATGAGCAGTCTGTCTCGCTGATTCTTCGTATAGTCGATGAGAATG GACGAGTGAGGAACATTCATTTCCTGTTCTATCAAGAAGGTGACACTGCTTCCAAGGTGTCGAGTGAGATGGTTGAGCAACTCGAGTTAACTGACCAGAACGTCACGTTTATAGCGGAACTGATCGACATACTGCTTGTCAACATGATACCCACATGGAAAACTGATGTCACGGTCGATCATCTCATCCATTCGCAGCTTAATCAGAGCTCGAGAAGTCATCAGAACGAAGCTAAGCCACAGAGTCAAGAGGAGAGCACTTTTCACGATGCTTGCGAGTCGGTTAGACACTCTTGGACTTCGGATTGCCCACGTTCAGAAGAGGAGGAAAAGCAGTTTGTCGATGCAATTAAAGGAGAAAACGGGAGTGACAACCAAGAAGCAGAGGAGGCAACCGAACCGGTGAGTTTGGAGGAAGAAGAGAGGTTAAGACAGGAACTGGAGGAGATAGAGGCTAAGTATCAGGAAGAGATGAAAGAGATAGCAAAGAAAAGAGAAGAAGCAATAATGGAGACGAAGAGAAAGTTATCTCAGAAGAAGGTAGAACAAGCTGGTTAA
- the LOC106315401 gene encoding putative 60S ribosomal protein L30-1: MVAAKKTKKSHEGINSRLALVMKSGKYTLGYKSVLKSLRSSKGKLILISSNCPPLRRSEIEYYAMLAKVGVHHYNGNNVDLGTACGKYFRVSCLSIVDPGDSDIIKSLPGDQ; encoded by the exons ATGGTTGCGGCAAAGAAGACGAAGAAGTCCCATGAGGGAATCAACAGCAGATTAGCTCTGGTCATGAAGAGTGGAAAGTACACTCTCGGCTACAAATCTGTCCTCAAGTCTCTTCGCAGCTCCAAAG GTAAGTTGATTCTTATCTCTAGCAACTGCCCTCCGTTGAGGAGATCAGAGATTGAGTACTACGCTATGCTTGCTAAAGTTGGTGTTCATCACTACAATGGCAACAATGTCGATTTGGGTACCGCTTGTGGAAAGTACTTCCGTGTCTCATGCCTCAGCATTGTTGATCCTGGTGATTCCGACATCATCAAGTCACTTCCTGGAGACCAGTGA